The following coding sequences are from one Pseudonocardia sp. EC080619-01 window:
- the mftE gene encoding mycofactocin biosynthesis peptidyl-dipeptidase MftE, whose product MLLADLTWTELTGRAPTVVVPVGSVEQHGPHLPLGTDTLFASVLAAVLHDADPELVLAPALAYGAAGEHEGFPGTVSIGEEALRTVLVEYGRSACRWASRLVLVNGHGGNVAALRSAVTLLRYEGRDAAWLPCSAPVPGVPLDAHAGRYETSLLEHVDPALVRREHAAAGDTRPLREVIGELRAGGVAAVSPNGVLGDPSGASAAEGGRVLTAIVDAASAAIDAWDPDPETGRLRVPAR is encoded by the coding sequence ATGCTGCTCGCCGACCTGACCTGGACCGAGCTGACCGGCCGGGCGCCCACCGTCGTCGTCCCGGTGGGGTCGGTCGAGCAGCACGGGCCGCACCTCCCCCTGGGTACCGACACGCTCTTCGCGTCGGTACTCGCGGCCGTGCTGCACGACGCCGACCCGGAGCTCGTGCTCGCCCCCGCACTGGCCTACGGGGCGGCCGGTGAGCACGAGGGGTTCCCCGGCACGGTGTCGATCGGGGAGGAGGCGCTGCGCACCGTGCTGGTCGAGTACGGCCGCTCGGCCTGCCGGTGGGCGTCGCGGCTGGTGCTGGTCAACGGGCACGGCGGGAACGTCGCGGCGCTGCGGTCGGCCGTCACGCTCCTGCGGTACGAGGGCCGCGACGCGGCCTGGCTGCCGTGCTCCGCGCCCGTCCCGGGGGTCCCGCTCGACGCGCACGCCGGCCGGTACGAGACGTCGCTGCTGGAGCACGTCGATCCCGCGCTGGTCCGCCGGGAGCACGCGGCCGCCGGGGACACCCGGCCGCTGCGCGAGGTGATCGGCGAGCTGCGCGCGGGCGGCGTGGCCGCGGTCAGCCCGAACGGGGTGCTGGGCGACCCGTCGGGCGCGTCGGCCGCCGAGGGCGGGCGGGTGCTCACCGCGATCGTCGACGCGGCGTCGGCCGCGATCGACGCCTGGGACCCGGACCCGGAGACCGGGCGCCTGCGCGTCCCCGCCCGGTAG
- a CDS encoding alkaline phosphatase family protein yields the protein MPDLLPRYGTATLADVLPALLHAIGSPLDERPPAFALPPARAAVLLLVDGLGHELLRAHAADAPVLAGLADAGPLTVGFPSTTPISLTSLGTGLPPGAHGTLGLSFRVGGELLDALGWSVARKDRRDDLVPERVQPEPTALERAAAAGVAVRTVSPRAFRTSGLTRSGLRGGEYRGVAALGDLAAEIVDGAAGPGPRLVYGYHADLDALGHVYGPGTPAWRWQLRQIDALLGMLVEALPAGTLLAVTGDHGMVTVDRLVDADERPELRSGVALLGGDPRARHVYTEPGAAGDVLAAWRAVLGEDAWVASRDEAVAEGWFGPVGERVRDRIGDVVVALRGTAAVVRSEAEPYLSSFPGQHGSFTADEQLVPLLVHS from the coding sequence ATGCCGGATCTCCTGCCCCGCTACGGCACCGCGACGCTGGCCGACGTCCTCCCCGCCCTGCTGCACGCGATCGGCTCGCCGCTCGACGAACGGCCGCCGGCGTTCGCGCTGCCACCCGCACGGGCAGCCGTCCTGCTGCTGGTCGACGGGCTGGGCCACGAGCTGCTCCGCGCGCACGCCGCCGACGCCCCGGTCCTCGCCGGCCTCGCCGACGCGGGACCCTTGACCGTGGGGTTCCCGTCGACCACCCCGATCAGCCTCACCTCGCTCGGGACCGGCCTGCCCCCGGGCGCGCACGGGACGCTGGGGCTGTCGTTCCGGGTCGGCGGCGAGCTGCTCGACGCGCTGGGCTGGTCGGTCGCCCGGAAGGACCGCCGCGACGACCTCGTCCCCGAGCGGGTGCAGCCGGAGCCGACCGCGCTGGAGCGGGCCGCGGCGGCGGGCGTCGCGGTGCGGACGGTGTCGCCACGGGCGTTCCGCACGTCCGGGCTGACCCGGTCCGGGCTGCGCGGCGGGGAGTACCGCGGGGTGGCGGCGCTGGGCGACCTCGCCGCGGAGATCGTGGACGGCGCGGCCGGGCCGGGCCCGCGGCTGGTCTACGGCTACCACGCCGATCTCGACGCCCTCGGGCACGTGTACGGCCCGGGCACCCCGGCCTGGCGCTGGCAGCTGCGCCAGATCGACGCGCTGCTCGGGATGCTGGTCGAGGCATTGCCCGCCGGGACGCTGCTGGCCGTCACCGGCGACCACGGGATGGTCACCGTGGACCGGCTCGTCGACGCCGACGAGCGGCCCGAGCTGCGGTCGGGCGTCGCCCTGCTCGGGGGTGATCCTCGGGCCCGGCACGTCTACACCGAGCCGGGCGCTGCCGGCGACGTGCTGGCCGCCTGGCGGGCGGTCCTCGGCGAGGACGCGTGGGTGGCGTCCCGGGACGAGGCGGTCGCCGAGGGCTGGTTCGGCCCGGTCGGCGAGCGGGTGCGGGACCGGATCGGGGACGTCGTCGTGGCGCTGCGCGGGACGGCCGCGGTGGTGCGCTCGGAGGCCGAGCCGTACCTGTCGTCGTTCCCCGGACAGCACGGGTCCTTCACCGCGGACGAGCAGCTGGTCCCGCTGCTCGTGCACTCCTGA
- the mftF gene encoding mycofactocin biosynthesis glycosyltransferase MftF (Members of this protein family, MftF, are glycosyltransferases, members of PF00535 (glycosyl transferase family 2). The encoding gene is found as part of the mycofactocin cassette, in Mycobacterium tuberculosis, many other Actinobacteria, and occasional members of other lineages. Mycofactocin itself, a putative redox carrier, is a heavily modified derivative of the C-terminal Val-Tyr dipeptide of the mycofactocin precursor MftA (TIGR03969).), whose translation MTTAARSETTPPGAPAEGGGPADRRLPDGFRVLLDRRTRRIDGGAALLGGAPPRLVHLSARARELLPPPGGILEVASPTHRALARTLLDAGLAHPVAGAGPASGGHTAAAVTVVVPVKDRPLDRLLAALGPVGAGPGAPGGLVVVDDGSTEPGPLRRDVEAAGGRVVRHATPQGPAAARNAGLAAARTPFVVFVDSDVVPEPGWLEPLLAHLADPAVGLVAPRIVALDPERGSGLRGTVGRYEAVRSSLDLGPDPALVVPRSRVAYVPSAAMLVRAEAVAGAGGAFDPDMHVAEDVDLVLRLHRAGWAMRFEPQSRVAHDHRTRPGEWLRRKAFYGTGAAPLAQRHPGAVPPVVLSPWTAAVCLLLLAQRRGATAVAGVVTVLATERLSRKLTRLDLPRRSAARLTGLGLWAALAQTASALTRHFWPVAALALPFSARARRAVAVAALAEGVADWWTHRDRDPRVRVPFALHLVAHRLDDLAYGAGLWWGAWRRRTTAPLRPAGPGSRR comes from the coding sequence GTGACCACCGCCGCCCGCTCCGAGACCACGCCCCCCGGTGCCCCCGCCGAGGGAGGCGGGCCCGCGGACCGGCGTCTCCCGGACGGGTTCCGGGTGCTGCTCGACCGGCGGACCCGGCGGATCGACGGCGGCGCGGCGCTGCTCGGCGGCGCCCCGCCCCGGCTGGTGCACCTGTCGGCGCGGGCCCGGGAGCTGCTGCCCCCGCCGGGCGGGATCCTGGAGGTCGCCTCGCCGACGCACCGGGCGCTCGCCCGGACCCTGCTCGACGCGGGTCTCGCCCACCCCGTCGCCGGGGCCGGCCCGGCGTCCGGGGGGCACACGGCGGCCGCGGTGACCGTCGTCGTCCCCGTGAAGGACCGGCCGCTGGACCGGTTGCTCGCCGCGCTCGGTCCGGTCGGTGCAGGTCCGGGGGCACCCGGCGGGCTGGTCGTCGTCGACGACGGGTCGACGGAGCCCGGTCCGCTGCGGCGCGACGTCGAGGCCGCGGGCGGGCGGGTCGTCCGGCACGCCACGCCGCAGGGCCCCGCCGCCGCCCGCAACGCCGGCCTCGCGGCGGCCCGCACCCCGTTCGTCGTGTTCGTCGACTCCGACGTCGTCCCCGAGCCGGGCTGGCTGGAACCGCTGCTCGCGCACCTGGCCGATCCCGCGGTCGGGCTCGTCGCCCCGCGGATCGTCGCGCTCGACCCCGAGCGCGGCTCCGGCCTGCGCGGGACGGTCGGGCGCTACGAGGCCGTCCGGTCGTCGCTGGACCTGGGGCCGGACCCGGCGCTGGTCGTGCCCCGCTCGCGGGTCGCCTACGTGCCGAGCGCGGCGATGCTCGTGCGGGCCGAGGCGGTCGCGGGTGCCGGTGGGGCGTTCGATCCGGACATGCACGTCGCCGAGGACGTCGACCTGGTGCTGCGGCTGCACCGCGCGGGCTGGGCGATGCGCTTCGAACCGCAGTCACGGGTCGCCCACGACCACCGCACGCGTCCGGGGGAGTGGCTGCGCCGCAAGGCCTTCTACGGCACCGGCGCGGCCCCGCTGGCGCAGCGGCACCCGGGCGCGGTCCCGCCGGTGGTGCTCTCGCCCTGGACGGCCGCGGTGTGCCTGCTGCTGCTCGCCCAGCGTCGCGGGGCGACGGCCGTCGCGGGCGTCGTGACGGTGCTGGCCACCGAGCGGCTGTCCCGGAAGCTGACCCGGCTGGACCTTCCGCGGCGCAGCGCCGCCCGGCTCACCGGGCTCGGGCTGTGGGCCGCGCTGGCGCAGACGGCGTCGGCGCTGACCCGGCACTTCTGGCCGGTCGCCGCGCTCGCGCTGCCGTTCTCGGCGCGCGCCCGCCGGGCCGTGGCGGTGGCGGCACTGGCGGAGGGCGTCGCGGACTGGTGGACGCACCGTGACCGCGACCCGCGCGTGCGGGTGCCGTTCGCCCTGCACCTGGTCGCACACCGGCTCGACGACCTGGCCTACGGGGCCGGTCTCTGGTGGGGCGCGTGGCGCAGGCGGACCACCGCTCCGCTGCGCCCGGCGGGCCCCGGCTCCCGCCGATGA
- a CDS encoding (2Fe-2S)-binding protein — translation MTEVRVTVDGVNYADDVEPRMLLAQYLRETLGKTGTLIGCDTSNCGACTVHLNGQSVKSCSVLAVQADGSEVTTIEGLARDGNLHPVQEAFRECHGLQCGYCTPGMIMAAVDLLGDNPDPSEDEVREGIEGNLCRCTGYQNIVRAVQSAAQTMKPGAAQPAGQSAAPVAGGN, via the coding sequence ATGACAGAGGTCCGGGTCACCGTCGACGGCGTGAACTACGCCGACGACGTCGAGCCCCGCATGTTGCTCGCGCAGTACCTGAGGGAGACGCTGGGCAAGACGGGGACGCTGATCGGCTGCGACACCAGCAACTGTGGTGCCTGCACCGTCCATCTGAACGGGCAGAGCGTGAAGTCCTGTTCGGTCCTCGCCGTCCAGGCCGACGGCAGCGAGGTCACCACCATCGAGGGCCTCGCCCGGGACGGGAACCTGCACCCGGTGCAGGAGGCGTTCCGCGAGTGCCACGGCCTGCAGTGCGGCTACTGCACGCCGGGAATGATCATGGCCGCGGTGGACCTGCTCGGGGACAACCCCGACCCGTCCGAGGACGAGGTCCGTGAGGGCATCGAGGGCAACCTCTGCCGCTGCACGGGCTACCAGAACATCGTGCGGGCGGTGCAGAGCGCGGCGCAGACCATGAAGCCGGGCGCCGCGCAGCCGGCCGGCCAGAGCGCCGCCCCGGTCGCGGGAGGGAACTGA